A stretch of Heptranchias perlo isolate sHepPer1 chromosome 1, sHepPer1.hap1, whole genome shotgun sequence DNA encodes these proteins:
- the LOC137342097 gene encoding interleukin-8-like, translating to MNRAATVTILILILCAITAQGIPVPGTLGRCLCTQNSSNFINPRLIRSLKYIPEGSHCETPEIIVTKRNGNKICVSPDAEWVKIIIKAKKGARRHN from the exons ATGAACAGAGCAGCTACTGTGACGATTCTCATCCTGATTCTGTGTGCCATTACTGCACAGG GTATTCCAGTTCCAGGAACCCTAGGTCGTTGCCTGTGCACTCAGAACAGCTCCAATTTTATCAATCCACGGCTCATCCGGAGTTTGAAATATATTCCCGAAGGATCCCACTGTGAGACACCAGAGATAAT TGTTACCAAAAGAAATGGGAACAAAATATGTGTGAGTCCTGATGCTGAGTGGGTGAAGATTATCATTAAAGCCAAAAAAG